A DNA window from Hoplias malabaricus isolate fHopMal1 chromosome 5, fHopMal1.hap1, whole genome shotgun sequence contains the following coding sequences:
- the tpd52l2b gene encoding tpd52 like 2b isoform X4, translated as MDSASQDINLNSPNKGLGSDSLSDVPAERGASGVAPVTLPPGLTEEEAEELRTELTKVEEEIQTLRQVLLAKERHASELKRKLGLSTLTELKQNISKGWQDVQTSNAYKKTQETLSQAGQKTSAAFSTVGSAISRKLGDMRALPFSNSFGNYSIRHSISMPAMRNSPTFKSFEDKFGNIKSKVVGGRTENGDGIQSPIESNPVQDKAPF; from the exons acatcaaTCTGAACTCTCCAAATAAAGGCCTGGGCTCCGATTCTCTATCAGACGTGCCAGCAGAAAGGGGTGCATCTGGTGTCGCCCCCGTAACACTCCCCCCAGGACTCACAGAGGAAGAAGCTGAGGAACTGAGGACTGAACTGACCAAG GTGGAGGAAGAGATCCAGACCTTGCGACAAGTGCTGCTAGCCAAAGAACGTCACGCGTCAGAACTGAAGCGCAAACTGGGCCTTAGCACCCTGACTGAACTAAAACAGAATATCTCTAAAGGCTGGCAGGATGTCCAGACTTCTAACGC GTACAAAAAAACTCAGGAAACACTGTCTCAAGCAGGACAGAAGACCTCTGCTGCCTTTTCCACTGTGGGCTCTGCTATCAGTAGGAAACTGGGAGACATGAG AGCTCTGCCTTTCTCTAACTCCTTTGG CAACTACTCCATTCGCCATTCGATAAGTATGCCCGCCATGAG GAATTCCCCAACCTTCAAATCATTTGAAGACAAATTTGGAAACATCAAG TCTAAGGTTGTTGGTGGGAGGACTGAAAATGGCGATGGCATCCAGTCTCCAATCGAATCCAACCCTGTGCAGGACAAAGCTCCATTCTAA
- the tpd52l2b gene encoding tpd52 like 2b isoform X5, translating into MDSASQDINLNSPNKGLGSDSLSDVPAERGASGVAPVTLPPGLTEEEAEELRTELTKVEEEIQTLRQVLLAKERHASELKRKLGLSTLTELKQNISKGWQDVQTSNAYLSASATLDDIAQSEVYKKTQETLSQAGQKTSAAFSTVGSAISRKLGDMRNSPTFKSFEDKFGNIKSKVVGGRTENGDGIQSPIESNPVQDKAPF; encoded by the exons acatcaaTCTGAACTCTCCAAATAAAGGCCTGGGCTCCGATTCTCTATCAGACGTGCCAGCAGAAAGGGGTGCATCTGGTGTCGCCCCCGTAACACTCCCCCCAGGACTCACAGAGGAAGAAGCTGAGGAACTGAGGACTGAACTGACCAAG GTGGAGGAAGAGATCCAGACCTTGCGACAAGTGCTGCTAGCCAAAGAACGTCACGCGTCAGAACTGAAGCGCAAACTGGGCCTTAGCACCCTGACTGAACTAAAACAGAATATCTCTAAAGGCTGGCAGGATGTCCAGACTTCTAACGC aTATCTTTCAGCCTCTGCCACTCTGGATGACATTGCTCAATCTGAAGT GTACAAAAAAACTCAGGAAACACTGTCTCAAGCAGGACAGAAGACCTCTGCTGCCTTTTCCACTGTGGGCTCTGCTATCAGTAGGAAACTGGGAGACATGAG GAATTCCCCAACCTTCAAATCATTTGAAGACAAATTTGGAAACATCAAG TCTAAGGTTGTTGGTGGGAGGACTGAAAATGGCGATGGCATCCAGTCTCCAATCGAATCCAACCCTGTGCAGGACAAAGCTCCATTCTAA
- the tpd52l2b gene encoding tpd52 like 2b isoform X2, whose amino-acid sequence MDSASQDINLNSPNKGLGSDSLSDVPAERGASGVAPVTLPPGLTEEEAEELRTELTKVEEEIQTLRQVLLAKERHASELKRKLGLSTLTELKQNISKGWQDVQTSNAYLSASATLDDIAQSEVYKKTQETLSQAGQKTSAAFSTVGSAISRKLGDMRALPFSNSFGNYSIRHSISMPAMRNSPTFKSFEDKFGNIKSKVVGGRTENGDGIQSPIESNPVQDKAPF is encoded by the exons acatcaaTCTGAACTCTCCAAATAAAGGCCTGGGCTCCGATTCTCTATCAGACGTGCCAGCAGAAAGGGGTGCATCTGGTGTCGCCCCCGTAACACTCCCCCCAGGACTCACAGAGGAAGAAGCTGAGGAACTGAGGACTGAACTGACCAAG GTGGAGGAAGAGATCCAGACCTTGCGACAAGTGCTGCTAGCCAAAGAACGTCACGCGTCAGAACTGAAGCGCAAACTGGGCCTTAGCACCCTGACTGAACTAAAACAGAATATCTCTAAAGGCTGGCAGGATGTCCAGACTTCTAACGC aTATCTTTCAGCCTCTGCCACTCTGGATGACATTGCTCAATCTGAAGT GTACAAAAAAACTCAGGAAACACTGTCTCAAGCAGGACAGAAGACCTCTGCTGCCTTTTCCACTGTGGGCTCTGCTATCAGTAGGAAACTGGGAGACATGAG AGCTCTGCCTTTCTCTAACTCCTTTGG CAACTACTCCATTCGCCATTCGATAAGTATGCCCGCCATGAG GAATTCCCCAACCTTCAAATCATTTGAAGACAAATTTGGAAACATCAAG TCTAAGGTTGTTGGTGGGAGGACTGAAAATGGCGATGGCATCCAGTCTCCAATCGAATCCAACCCTGTGCAGGACAAAGCTCCATTCTAA
- the tpd52l2b gene encoding tpd52 like 2b isoform X3, whose amino-acid sequence MDSASQDINLNSPNKGLGSDSLSDVPAERGASGVAPVTLPPGLTEEEAEELRTELTKVEEEIQTLRQVLLAKERHASELKRKLGLSTLTELKQNISKGWQDVQTSNAYKKTQETLSQAGQKTSAAFSTVGSAISRKLGDMRALPFSNSFGSNYSIRHSISMPAMRNSPTFKSFEDKFGNIKSKVVGGRTENGDGIQSPIESNPVQDKAPF is encoded by the exons acatcaaTCTGAACTCTCCAAATAAAGGCCTGGGCTCCGATTCTCTATCAGACGTGCCAGCAGAAAGGGGTGCATCTGGTGTCGCCCCCGTAACACTCCCCCCAGGACTCACAGAGGAAGAAGCTGAGGAACTGAGGACTGAACTGACCAAG GTGGAGGAAGAGATCCAGACCTTGCGACAAGTGCTGCTAGCCAAAGAACGTCACGCGTCAGAACTGAAGCGCAAACTGGGCCTTAGCACCCTGACTGAACTAAAACAGAATATCTCTAAAGGCTGGCAGGATGTCCAGACTTCTAACGC GTACAAAAAAACTCAGGAAACACTGTCTCAAGCAGGACAGAAGACCTCTGCTGCCTTTTCCACTGTGGGCTCTGCTATCAGTAGGAAACTGGGAGACATGAG AGCTCTGCCTTTCTCTAACTCCTTTGG TAGCAACTACTCCATTCGCCATTCGATAAGTATGCCCGCCATGAG GAATTCCCCAACCTTCAAATCATTTGAAGACAAATTTGGAAACATCAAG TCTAAGGTTGTTGGTGGGAGGACTGAAAATGGCGATGGCATCCAGTCTCCAATCGAATCCAACCCTGTGCAGGACAAAGCTCCATTCTAA
- the tpd52l2b gene encoding tpd52 like 2b isoform X6, with protein sequence MDSASQDINLNSPNKGLGSDSLSDVPAERGASGVAPVTLPPGLTEEEAEELRTELTKVEEEIQTLRQVLLAKERHASELKRKLGLSTLTELKQNISKGWQDVQTSNAYKKTQETLSQAGQKTSAAFSTVGSAISRKLGDMRNSPTFKSFEDKFGNIKSKVVGGRTENGDGIQSPIESNPVQDKAPF encoded by the exons acatcaaTCTGAACTCTCCAAATAAAGGCCTGGGCTCCGATTCTCTATCAGACGTGCCAGCAGAAAGGGGTGCATCTGGTGTCGCCCCCGTAACACTCCCCCCAGGACTCACAGAGGAAGAAGCTGAGGAACTGAGGACTGAACTGACCAAG GTGGAGGAAGAGATCCAGACCTTGCGACAAGTGCTGCTAGCCAAAGAACGTCACGCGTCAGAACTGAAGCGCAAACTGGGCCTTAGCACCCTGACTGAACTAAAACAGAATATCTCTAAAGGCTGGCAGGATGTCCAGACTTCTAACGC GTACAAAAAAACTCAGGAAACACTGTCTCAAGCAGGACAGAAGACCTCTGCTGCCTTTTCCACTGTGGGCTCTGCTATCAGTAGGAAACTGGGAGACATGAG GAATTCCCCAACCTTCAAATCATTTGAAGACAAATTTGGAAACATCAAG TCTAAGGTTGTTGGTGGGAGGACTGAAAATGGCGATGGCATCCAGTCTCCAATCGAATCCAACCCTGTGCAGGACAAAGCTCCATTCTAA
- the tpd52l2b gene encoding tpd52 like 2b isoform X1: protein MDSASQDINLNSPNKGLGSDSLSDVPAERGASGVAPVTLPPGLTEEEAEELRTELTKVEEEIQTLRQVLLAKERHASELKRKLGLSTLTELKQNISKGWQDVQTSNAYLSASATLDDIAQSEVYKKTQETLSQAGQKTSAAFSTVGSAISRKLGDMRALPFSNSFGSNYSIRHSISMPAMRNSPTFKSFEDKFGNIKSKVVGGRTENGDGIQSPIESNPVQDKAPF, encoded by the exons acatcaaTCTGAACTCTCCAAATAAAGGCCTGGGCTCCGATTCTCTATCAGACGTGCCAGCAGAAAGGGGTGCATCTGGTGTCGCCCCCGTAACACTCCCCCCAGGACTCACAGAGGAAGAAGCTGAGGAACTGAGGACTGAACTGACCAAG GTGGAGGAAGAGATCCAGACCTTGCGACAAGTGCTGCTAGCCAAAGAACGTCACGCGTCAGAACTGAAGCGCAAACTGGGCCTTAGCACCCTGACTGAACTAAAACAGAATATCTCTAAAGGCTGGCAGGATGTCCAGACTTCTAACGC aTATCTTTCAGCCTCTGCCACTCTGGATGACATTGCTCAATCTGAAGT GTACAAAAAAACTCAGGAAACACTGTCTCAAGCAGGACAGAAGACCTCTGCTGCCTTTTCCACTGTGGGCTCTGCTATCAGTAGGAAACTGGGAGACATGAG AGCTCTGCCTTTCTCTAACTCCTTTGG TAGCAACTACTCCATTCGCCATTCGATAAGTATGCCCGCCATGAG GAATTCCCCAACCTTCAAATCATTTGAAGACAAATTTGGAAACATCAAG TCTAAGGTTGTTGGTGGGAGGACTGAAAATGGCGATGGCATCCAGTCTCCAATCGAATCCAACCCTGTGCAGGACAAAGCTCCATTCTAA